The DNA region TGAAAGAGCAAAAATACTTTGTCTTTGTTCTTTTATGGAGGGCTTGCCAACCGTTTTAATTGAAAGTTTATATTTTGAAGTTTGTAGAATTTCAAGTACTTATTATAGTGGAGCTAAGGATTTAATTAGGCATGATTATGATGGGTTTTTGGTTGCTTGTGATGATGAAATAGCTTTGGCAAAAAAAATTGAATTTGTTTTAAAAAATGAATATTTAAGAAAAAAAATAGTATTAAATGCTAAAAAACGATGTAAAGATTTTGAAATTTTAAATATTAAAAATCAGTGGCTTGAGCTTATAAATGAGGTAAAAAATGCCTAAACTTTCTATTATCGTTCCTACTTATAATCGTTCAGTTTTATTAAAAAAGGCACTTGAAAGTATTCAAAATCAAGATTTTAAAGATTTAGAAATTATTGTAAGTGATGATAATTCTAATGATAATACTCAAAGCGTGATTAAAGCTTTACAAAAAGATGATCAGCGTATCAAATATTTTTTAAATGAAACTTATAAACAAGGACCAAATGGCAATAAAAATAATGGTTTAGATAAAGCTAGAGGTGAATTTGTAAGTTTTTTAGATGATGATGATGAGCTTTTACCTCATGCTTTAAGTGTTTTAATGCAAAAAATTGATGAAGGTTATGCTCATGTTTTTGGAAATTGTTTGATAGAAAAAGAAGGTATTTTAAGCAATGAGTTTAGCGGAAAAGGTTTAAATCAAGATAGTGAAATTTCAAAAAAAGATTTTTTAATGGAGAAATTTCATGGAGAATTTTTTTCTATTTTTAAAAAAACCTTATTAGACAATAAACGCTTTAATGAGGAATTTTATGGAAATGAAGTTACTCTTTGGGTGAATTTATATCAAGAAAAAAGTTTTTACATTCATAAAGCTTTGAGAATTTATCGTATTTTTAGAAAAGATAGTGTGACTTTAGGATCAAATAAACACGCTTATAGGGTGTATTTAGGTTATTTAGAGCTTGCTAAAATTTTAGAAAATGAATTTAAAGTGAGTAAAGATAAGGATTATAAAAAAGTTTGTGCTAGGCATTATAAAATGGCAGCATACTATGCAAAACTTGCTCAAAATTATAAAAAATTATATCAATGTTTATTTAAAAGTTTGAGTATAAAAATAAATACTCCTGCTTTGATATTACTCATTTTAAGTATAATTCCAAGTAAGTGGATTGTAAAATTATCAAAAATTCGGGTGGCTTTATGCAAAAACTAGCAATTTTTATTTATTCTTTAGGAAGTGGTGGAGCTGAAAGGGTTGTGGCAACTTTGTTACCTATTTTGAGTTTGAAGTTTGAAGTGCATTTGA from Campylobacter hepaticus includes:
- a CDS encoding glycosyltransferase family 2 protein produces the protein MPKLSIIVPTYNRSVLLKKALESIQNQDFKDLEIIVSDDNSNDNTQSVIKALQKDDQRIKYFLNETYKQGPNGNKNNGLDKARGEFVSFLDDDDELLPHALSVLMQKIDEGYAHVFGNCLIEKEGILSNEFSGKGLNQDSEISKKDFLMEKFHGEFFSIFKKTLLDNKRFNEEFYGNEVTLWVNLYQEKSFYIHKALRIYRIFRKDSVTLGSNKHAYRVYLGYLELAKILENEFKVSKDKDYKKVCARHYKMAAYYAKLAQNYKKLYQCLFKSLSIKINTPALILLILSIIPSKWIVKLSKIRVALCKN